In the Methanococcoides sp. LMO-2 genome, one interval contains:
- the hcp gene encoding hydroxylamine reductase codes for MYCYQCEETVNGQACTKAGACGKKPEVADLQDQLTYILKGIAYYNAKARENGITDEKVDQFIMNGLFSTITNVNFSAKDFQKYIREGLEIRDGVKRNLVTRNIDLGEAKDISFGDKIKATLGMSDPETRFEIPAAAIVTPEVLRTTNTGILATQNEDIRSLRELLTYGLKGLAAYAHHANVLGYSDDKIFAFTERALAATLDDTLSVDDLVGMVLECGEYGVKVMALLDEANTTTYGNPEPTEVYLGVRENPGILISGHDLKDMEQLLKQTQGTGVDVYTHGEMLPANYYPAFKKYDNFVGNYGGSWWAQKSEFEKFNGPILMTTNCIVPPKESYIDRIYTTSIVGFDGVKHIDADENGAKDFSALIEQAKKCKSPEQLEDGTLVGGFAHSAALSVADKIVEAVKGGKITRFVVMAGCDGRHKERDYYTKFAEALPESAVILTAGCAKYRYNKLDLGDIDGIPRVLDAGQCNDSYSLVVIAQKLAEVFGLDDINELPVSYNIAWYEQKAVLVLLALLYLGVKNITLGPTLPAFVSPNVLNVLVENFNIAPNTTVDEDLERLL; via the coding sequence ATGTATTGCTATCAATGTGAAGAAACTGTGAATGGTCAGGCATGTACCAAAGCAGGTGCCTGCGGAAAGAAACCGGAAGTTGCAGACCTGCAGGACCAGCTTACCTACATACTAAAAGGTATTGCATACTACAATGCAAAGGCACGTGAGAACGGAATCACCGATGAGAAAGTGGATCAGTTCATCATGAACGGACTTTTCTCAACCATCACTAATGTGAACTTCAGCGCAAAAGACTTCCAGAAATACATCCGGGAAGGACTTGAAATAAGAGATGGCGTCAAGCGAAATCTTGTCACAAGGAACATCGACCTCGGAGAAGCAAAGGACATCTCATTCGGTGATAAGATCAAGGCCACACTCGGCATGTCCGATCCGGAGACCAGATTTGAGATCCCTGCTGCTGCTATTGTAACACCTGAAGTTCTCAGGACAACCAACACCGGAATCCTTGCAACACAGAACGAAGATATCAGGTCATTGCGAGAACTGCTCACCTACGGACTTAAAGGTCTTGCAGCCTATGCCCATCATGCAAACGTCCTGGGATACAGCGATGACAAGATATTTGCATTCACAGAAAGAGCGCTTGCTGCAACACTTGACGATACGCTTTCAGTTGACGACCTTGTCGGAATGGTCCTCGAATGTGGGGAATACGGTGTAAAGGTCATGGCTTTGCTGGACGAGGCAAACACTACCACCTACGGTAACCCTGAACCCACCGAGGTCTACCTTGGCGTCAGGGAAAATCCGGGAATACTCATCAGTGGACATGATCTTAAGGACATGGAACAGCTGCTGAAGCAGACTCAAGGAACAGGCGTTGATGTTTACACCCACGGTGAAATGCTGCCTGCAAACTACTACCCTGCATTCAAGAAGTATGACAACTTCGTCGGAAACTATGGTGGTTCCTGGTGGGCACAGAAGAGCGAGTTCGAGAAGTTCAACGGTCCCATACTGATGACAACCAACTGTATCGTTCCACCAAAGGAAAGCTACATTGACAGGATCTACACAACAAGCATTGTCGGTTTTGATGGCGTAAAACACATCGATGCTGACGAGAACGGTGCGAAGGACTTCTCTGCACTCATTGAGCAGGCAAAGAAGTGTAAGTCTCCGGAACAACTGGAAGATGGCACCCTTGTCGGAGGATTTGCCCACAGTGCAGCCCTCTCCGTTGCTGACAAGATCGTAGAAGCGGTCAAGGGCGGAAAGATCACACGCTTCGTGGTCATGGCAGGTTGTGACGGAAGACACAAGGAAAGGGACTACTACACCAAATTCGCTGAAGCTCTCCCTGAAAGTGCTGTCATCCTCACAGCAGGTTGTGCAAAATACCGCTACAACAAGCTTGACCTTGGAGACATCGACGGGATACCAAGGGTCCTCGATGCAGGACAGTGTAATGATTCATACTCCCTTGTGGTCATCGCACAGAAGCTTGCAGAGGTCTTCGGACTTGATGACATCAATGAGCTGCCGGTATCATACAACATCGCATGGTATGAACAAAAGGCAGTCCTTGTCTTGCTTGCACTGCTCTACCTTGGTGTTAAGAACATAACACTTGGTCCGACACTGCCTGCATTCGTCTCCCCGAACGTCCTCAACGTCCTTGTTGAGAACTTCAACATAGCACCCAACACAACCGTCGACGAGGATCTGGAAAGGCTGCTCTAA
- a CDS encoding radical SAM protein, translating into MKPETKAELIAVGSLDIEPSLLGKITVPTAGPGAGKTAFFFRSGKQRVRLALNKDSPLKAVADGDEIVIMRDGKEIVRGQIEDELIHCPEQAYINMTEKCIFDCKFCPVPKLDGKVKTIEEVLKLIEDANATGKMKAISITSGVDESVEKEFERAMEVVNAVKKYGVPIGVAVYPTADSNRRMKEAGVDEIKYNVETMDRELYGKVCAGQDMEEILKALREAVEIFGKNKVCSNFIIGLGETDEAVEKGIRELVSLGVVPILRPASKHPLREGEVFIERPSKERLLKLTRLLRKILDENGLRADVFKTMCLPCTGCDMNPHTDLCEDED; encoded by the coding sequence ATGAAACCAGAAACAAAAGCCGAACTGATAGCCGTAGGCAGTCTAGACATCGAACCGTCCCTGCTGGGAAAAATAACCGTTCCGACCGCGGGACCAGGAGCCGGGAAGACAGCATTTTTCTTCCGGTCCGGCAAACAGAGGGTCAGGCTTGCCCTGAACAAGGACTCACCCCTTAAAGCAGTTGCAGACGGTGATGAGATCGTCATAATGAGAGATGGCAAAGAGATCGTAAGGGGACAGATCGAAGACGAACTGATCCACTGCCCTGAGCAGGCCTACATAAACATGACAGAGAAATGTATCTTCGATTGCAAGTTCTGTCCTGTCCCAAAGCTCGACGGCAAGGTCAAGACCATTGAAGAGGTCCTGAAACTCATAGAGGATGCAAATGCCACCGGTAAGATGAAAGCCATATCCATCACATCCGGTGTGGATGAATCAGTGGAAAAGGAATTTGAAAGGGCCATGGAAGTCGTCAATGCTGTGAAAAAATATGGCGTACCCATTGGTGTTGCAGTCTACCCTACAGCTGATTCCAACAGGCGGATGAAAGAGGCAGGTGTTGACGAGATCAAGTACAACGTTGAGACCATGGACAGGGAACTCTACGGGAAGGTCTGTGCCGGACAGGATATGGAGGAGATATTGAAAGCCCTCAGGGAAGCCGTTGAGATATTTGGGAAAAACAAGGTTTGCTCCAACTTCATCATCGGACTTGGTGAAACAGATGAAGCCGTAGAGAAAGGTATCCGGGAACTGGTCTCCCTGGGAGTGGTACCAATACTCAGACCTGCAAGCAAGCATCCGTTGCGTGAAGGCGAGGTTTTCATTGAAAGGCCTTCAAAGGAAAGGCTTCTTAAGCTTACCCGGCTGCTTCGGAAGATACTGGATGAGAATGGACTACGTGCAGATGTGTTCAAAACCATGTGCCTGCCATGTACCGGTTGTGACATGAACCCTCACACAGATCTCTGTGAGGACGAGGACTGA
- a CDS encoding restriction endonuclease, with protein sequence MNDKANWSLDQLLETDPYDLENLVASLFRKMGYKADVTSRSKDGGVDVDVKLEHFGLSHRWLVQVKRYLNPVGVKEVREYSSLRYRERVDGVIIVTTSTFTEDAYREAAEHNVKLIEGQLLVSMLNHYCGDAPCVVSGGVEKKTTPSGGVVLKTGESVHLREAVSVDNKRLNLVITNRNIYFEQNSGGLFSKKQEISRRIEVKDLVGFSRSGKDILLVTGKKRFEVVRVRPKDMAGVLNVLEQLRTDYMRGESLLRLEQVKNDLIILTNRRLTTISSGEKEGMELRLKDIVGSEVTGSGMFSRQKLVISEVREGAKKHIFEVADSREWKNEIDRAVRSA encoded by the coding sequence ATGAATGATAAGGCTAATTGGTCCCTGGACCAGCTTCTTGAGACCGACCCCTATGATCTTGAGAACCTCGTGGCTTCTCTTTTTCGCAAAATGGGCTATAAGGCAGATGTAACTTCACGTTCAAAGGACGGCGGAGTGGACGTGGATGTAAAACTTGAGCATTTTGGTCTTTCACATCGCTGGCTTGTCCAGGTAAAACGCTATCTCAATCCCGTAGGCGTAAAAGAGGTAAGGGAATACAGCAGCCTGCGGTACCGGGAGAGGGTCGATGGTGTTATAATTGTCACAACTTCCACTTTCACTGAAGATGCATACCGGGAAGCTGCAGAACATAATGTGAAACTCATCGAGGGGCAGCTGCTTGTTTCGATGCTCAATCACTATTGTGGTGATGCTCCATGCGTCGTTTCAGGCGGGGTCGAAAAGAAAACCACACCCTCAGGAGGGGTTGTTCTCAAGACCGGCGAATCTGTTCATCTCAGGGAAGCTGTAAGTGTTGACAATAAGCGCCTGAACCTTGTAATTACGAACAGGAACATCTACTTCGAACAGAACTCAGGCGGCCTGTTCTCTAAAAAGCAGGAGATCTCACGTCGCATAGAGGTAAAAGACCTTGTTGGGTTTTCACGGTCAGGGAAGGACATCCTTCTGGTGACAGGCAAGAAGAGGTTCGAGGTTGTCCGGGTCCGTCCGAAGGATATGGCTGGTGTCCTGAATGTCCTTGAACAGCTTAGGACCGATTATATGAGGGGCGAATCACTTCTCAGGCTGGAGCAGGTAAAGAACGACCTGATAATTCTGACCAATCGCAGGCTTACTACCATTTCATCAGGGGAGAAAGAAGGAATGGAGCTCAGGTTAAAGGATATCGTTGGTTCGGAAGTAACGGGCTCGGGGATGTTCAGCAGGCAGAAGCTTGTTATCTCTGAGGTACGTGAGGGTGCAAAAAAGCATATATTTGAAGTAGCTGATTCCAGGGAATGGAAAAATGAGATAGATCGGGCTGTGCGTTCAGCCTGA
- the trxA gene encoding thioredoxin, protein MDDLEKIRQQRLEQIKSNLESRSFPDSPLHATDSNFDELVSKYPVVVIDCWAEWCGPCRKLVPVIDALAREMQGKIVFAKLNTDENQMTARNFNITAIPTLLVFSNGKPAGQIVGALQKEQLVERLNKFI, encoded by the coding sequence ATGGATGATTTAGAAAAGATCAGGCAACAACGATTGGAACAGATCAAAAGTAACCTTGAGTCAAGGTCATTCCCGGACAGCCCCTTACATGCTACAGATTCTAACTTTGATGAGCTTGTATCAAAATACCCTGTGGTGGTCATCGATTGCTGGGCAGAATGGTGCGGACCCTGCAGGAAACTGGTACCTGTTATCGATGCTCTTGCAAGGGAAATGCAGGGCAAGATCGTTTTTGCCAAACTGAACACTGATGAGAACCAGATGACTGCAAGGAATTTCAACATCACGGCCATCCCCACTCTCCTTGTATTCAGTAACGGAAAGCCGGCCGGACAGATAGTAGGTGCTCTCCAGAAAGAACAGCTTGTTGAAAGACTGAACAAATTTATCTGA
- a CDS encoding methanogenesis marker 14 protein, with amino-acid sequence MAHKPRFAANPGVRLLDLKSSSKPFFIVASVEVGNTTTKCILTATNMDEGKTYHVTKTVRMTRDVRPPKAEETVFGKTLNGVELTRESVAELVKDTLVEAVKQAHLDIEKDVNFVVRSTGVVAGFDAPEEVGEFIKALAEGCLIAGVPPKNMTPPMNVENLPEKFQKHTKLDKVFFDGAVASVLPPTGATGVEIVANEMEGELATAGIKEGAKWVDVDFRNPCLSMDFGTTLDGRIISHDEPYAKTIGNFCGYAGAIPDALLKGTDLVDNKLGTALDVFKDIHTDRLTLMLKGKKIREYADKVLDYIIIEKVPESRNRYGSVPVNPKAANEIGVVLIGCDVGDNGSDMDKLSMLGGEIYKKFGLKVLFAVIDEVMAQVIYRLVKVAKDEGLVFPETAIGITGRAGISGDKAKLALKYMEELGMNSKIEENVVFVDDGLARGAAVMARCMNSLGTTFNPLGGHRGGKCILGHRMKLQNK; translated from the coding sequence ATGGCACATAAACCAAGATTTGCAGCAAATCCCGGGGTCAGGCTCCTTGACCTGAAATCAAGCTCAAAACCTTTCTTCATCGTAGCTTCAGTGGAAGTCGGTAACACCACAACCAAGTGTATCCTGACAGCCACCAATATGGATGAAGGAAAGACTTACCACGTCACAAAGACGGTCAGGATGACAAGAGATGTCAGACCTCCGAAGGCTGAGGAAACGGTCTTTGGAAAGACCCTCAACGGCGTAGAACTGACACGTGAATCCGTGGCCGAACTTGTAAAGGACACACTTGTGGAAGCTGTGAAACAGGCTCACCTTGACATCGAAAAGGACGTGAACTTTGTTGTTCGCTCAACAGGAGTTGTTGCCGGATTCGATGCACCCGAAGAAGTAGGTGAATTCATCAAGGCACTTGCAGAAGGATGTCTGATTGCAGGAGTACCACCAAAGAACATGACACCCCCTATGAACGTGGAAAACCTTCCTGAGAAGTTCCAGAAGCACACCAAACTCGACAAGGTCTTCTTTGACGGGGCTGTTGCCAGTGTTCTGCCACCTACCGGTGCCACAGGTGTTGAGATCGTTGCCAATGAGATGGAAGGAGAACTTGCGACCGCCGGTATCAAGGAAGGTGCCAAATGGGTGGATGTTGACTTCCGTAACCCATGCCTTTCCATGGACTTCGGAACAACCCTTGATGGCAGGATCATCAGCCATGATGAACCCTACGCAAAGACTATCGGAAACTTCTGCGGATATGCAGGAGCAATACCGGATGCGCTTCTCAAAGGTACTGACCTTGTTGATAACAAGCTTGGTACTGCTCTTGATGTCTTTAAGGACATACACACTGACAGGCTTACACTGATGCTCAAGGGCAAAAAGATAAGGGAATATGCAGACAAGGTCCTCGATTATATCATCATAGAAAAAGTACCGGAAAGCCGGAACAGGTATGGTAGCGTTCCTGTAAACCCAAAGGCTGCAAATGAAATCGGAGTTGTGCTTATCGGATGCGATGTCGGAGATAATGGATCCGATATGGACAAGCTTTCAATGCTAGGCGGCGAGATCTACAAAAAATTCGGTCTCAAAGTGCTTTTCGCAGTGATCGATGAGGTCATGGCCCAGGTGATCTACCGTCTGGTGAAGGTCGCAAAAGATGAAGGACTTGTATTTCCCGAAACCGCCATTGGAATCACCGGACGTGCCGGTATCAGTGGTGACAAGGCAAAGCTGGCATTGAAGTACATGGAAGAGCTCGGCATGAACAGCAAGATCGAGGAGAATGTTGTTTTCGTAGACGACGGTCTTGCAAGAGGAGCTGCTGTCATGGCCAGATGTATGAACTCCCTGGGAACCACTTTCAACCCACTTGGAGGTCATCGCGGCGGAAAGTGTATCCTCGGACACCGTATGAAACTTCAGAACAAATGA
- a CDS encoding DUF166 domain-containing protein — translation MTKIGVILRGKYGSRLVETVRSKTDMEVIAAEIPTYLPDFIDEPDEFFSTLDFDMKVFDADIIITYSLHPDITPEIARMAGKAGVRALIVPGGASKAPVKELEDISKEYGIFIEVDEICCNVESDPSTDDFTCFFGNPVLDVEIKDGKVSKVNVIRGAPCGSTWYMAESLVGTPIGEAGPKAGLLVSQYPCRAVRGQMGGIHESSELHKQEIEAAIKRKLASSEN, via the coding sequence ATGACAAAAATAGGAGTTATACTGCGCGGAAAATACGGGTCAAGGCTTGTGGAGACCGTGCGTTCAAAGACAGATATGGAGGTCATCGCCGCCGAGATTCCCACATATCTTCCGGATTTCATCGATGAGCCGGATGAGTTCTTTTCCACGCTGGACTTTGATATGAAAGTGTTCGATGCTGACATTATTATCACTTATTCCCTGCATCCTGATATCACTCCTGAAATAGCACGTATGGCAGGCAAGGCAGGGGTGCGTGCACTGATAGTGCCCGGAGGTGCCTCAAAGGCTCCTGTTAAGGAACTGGAAGATATTTCGAAAGAATATGGCATCTTTATAGAGGTAGATGAGATCTGCTGCAATGTAGAATCCGATCCCTCAACGGACGATTTCACCTGCTTCTTTGGAAACCCGGTCCTTGATGTTGAAATAAAGGATGGCAAGGTCTCAAAGGTCAATGTGATCCGTGGTGCACCATGTGGGAGTACCTGGTACATGGCAGAATCCCTTGTTGGAACCCCGATAGGAGAGGCCGGACCAAAGGCAGGCCTACTGGTGTCCCAGTATCCTTGCCGTGCTGTCAGGGGGCAGATGGGTGGAATTCATGAGTCTTCGGAACTACACAAACAGGAGATCGAAGCGGCCATAAAGCGGAAACTGGCTTCTTCCGAAAATTAA
- the tmk gene encoding dTMP kinase, with protein MKGKLITLEGIDGSGKSTVTRFLNSHPAFSDAVFTREPTRSWIGDAVYKAIESDTDDLAELMLFTADHANHIATLIRPALEEGKIVISDRYSDSRYAYQGVTLRDRFENPMEWVQQIHEGWTVVPDLTILFDIDPEISVQRCGKRGEQTKFEKIGLLSGVRENYLRLAEKEPERFVIIDTDRELKEIENDVLQAITSIIES; from the coding sequence ATGAAAGGAAAGCTCATAACACTGGAAGGTATCGATGGATCCGGGAAATCCACCGTCACCCGTTTTTTGAACTCCCATCCTGCCTTTTCAGATGCAGTGTTCACAAGGGAACCAACCCGAAGCTGGATAGGGGATGCCGTCTACAAAGCCATTGAATCAGATACTGACGACCTTGCAGAACTGATGCTGTTCACTGCGGACCATGCGAACCATATCGCAACCCTGATACGCCCTGCACTTGAGGAGGGGAAGATCGTCATCTCGGACAGGTATTCGGACAGCAGGTATGCATACCAGGGCGTGACCCTCAGGGACAGGTTCGAGAACCCAATGGAATGGGTACAGCAGATCCATGAAGGATGGACGGTAGTCCCGGACCTTACGATACTCTTTGACATCGATCCGGAAATATCGGTTCAGCGATGTGGTAAAAGAGGGGAACAGACAAAGTTCGAGAAGATCGGCCTTCTAAGCGGCGTAAGGGAGAACTACCTCAGGCTTGCAGAGAAAGAGCCGGAAAGGTTCGTAATAATAGATACAGACAGGGAACTTAAAGAAATAGAGAACGATGTGTTGCAGGCAATCACATCGATCATCGAAAGTTAA
- a CDS encoding HisA/HisF-related TIM barrel protein, producing MFVFDVYNHNAVHAQGGDRRKYRPVHEFSSICTTSDPVEIVQDLKPKEVYIADLNRLQGQGVPDINFDVIRGVSAQAETMLDAGITSFEDILPVIDLAAHPVLGTETASLDTISKIASEYPSRVNVSIDKKDGSILSSDSSMPADPFEIVELLNGLDINDVIFLDMDMVGTSAGFDAQFLSLIADVCEHDVLLGGGVRGSEDIRQLEDIGIKGALVATALHNGSIPVTMLQ from the coding sequence GTGTTTGTATTTGATGTATATAATCATAATGCTGTCCATGCTCAGGGCGGGGATCGCCGGAAGTACCGACCGGTACATGAGTTCAGTTCCATATGCACAACATCGGACCCTGTGGAGATCGTCCAGGACCTGAAGCCCAAAGAGGTGTATATTGCAGACCTTAACCGCCTTCAGGGTCAGGGAGTGCCTGATATCAACTTTGATGTTATCAGGGGTGTTTCAGCACAGGCTGAGACCATGCTGGATGCGGGAATTACTTCTTTTGAGGACATTCTGCCTGTGATTGACCTTGCAGCTCATCCGGTACTTGGTACTGAGACTGCTTCCCTGGACACTATCTCGAAGATAGCTTCGGAGTATCCTTCCAGGGTCAATGTGAGCATTGACAAGAAAGATGGTTCTATCCTGTCATCCGATTCTTCAATGCCCGCTGATCCGTTCGAGATCGTAGAACTTCTTAACGGACTTGATATCAATGATGTGATCTTCCTTGATATGGATATGGTGGGTACCTCTGCAGGCTTCGATGCACAATTCTTAAGTCTTATAGCGGATGTTTGTGAACACGACGTCCTTCTTGGCGGAGGCGTAAGGGGTTCAGAGGACATCAGGCAGCTTGAGGACATTGGTATCAAAGGTGCACTGGTGGCTACGGCTTTGCATAATGGCTCTATCCCTGTTACAATGTTACAATAA
- a CDS encoding (5-formylfuran-3-yl)methyl phosphate synthase, whose product MKLLVSPINTEEAMSALNGGADVIDIKNPKEGSLGANFPWVIRDVKEAIEGKKPISAALGDFNFKPGTAALAAYGAASAGATYVKVGLYDVKTEEQAFEMMTGIAESVKGMNVKVVACGYSDYERIDSIDPKLLPAIGEKAGVDLVMVDTGVKDGRSTFEFMNEDDLIEFVNDAHSRGLETAIAGTIKFDDIPALKRIQPTIIGVRGIVCGGDRSTTIRQELVEKLKSEI is encoded by the coding sequence ATGAAATTACTGGTAAGTCCTATTAACACTGAAGAAGCAATGTCTGCACTCAACGGCGGAGCAGATGTAATTGATATCAAGAATCCAAAGGAAGGTTCACTGGGTGCAAATTTCCCATGGGTCATCAGGGATGTAAAGGAAGCAATCGAGGGTAAAAAGCCTATCAGTGCCGCACTCGGTGACTTCAATTTCAAGCCAGGTACCGCAGCACTTGCTGCATACGGAGCTGCATCTGCTGGTGCAACCTATGTGAAGGTCGGACTCTACGACGTAAAGACCGAAGAACAGGCATTTGAAATGATGACAGGTATCGCCGAATCTGTAAAGGGAATGAATGTTAAGGTCGTTGCCTGCGGATATTCCGACTACGAGCGTATCGATTCCATCGATCCGAAACTTCTCCCTGCTATCGGAGAGAAAGCAGGTGTGGACCTTGTAATGGTCGATACCGGTGTCAAGGACGGACGTTCCACCTTCGAGTTCATGAATGAAGATGACCTCATCGAGTTCGTTAATGATGCACATTCCCGCGGACTTGAGACCGCAATTGCAGGTACCATTAAGTTCGATGACATTCCTGCATTGAAGCGCATCCAGCCTACCATCATTGGTGTGCGTGGAATTGTTTGTGGCGGAGACCGCAGCACTACCATCAGACAGGAGCTTGTTGAGAAATTAAAGAGTGAGATCTGA
- a CDS encoding CDC48 family AAA ATPase yields the protein MSEDLIVRVAEANHRDAGRGIARLSNDLMQKIEAVSGDIIEIKSKNKKKTYARVLPANLDDEGKSIIRIDGNLRSNARVGIDDQVSVRRVIEKEAEKITLAPTRAFPQERLSRSIHRNLEGRPLEKGQKIRIETVNNPITLIVRSTVPQGPVVVSRTTHIMMDKPTAETDASEEVSYEDIGGLKRELGLMREMIELPLRHPELFDKLGVDPPKGVLLYGPPGTGKTMIAKAVASESEANFIPISGPEIISKYYGESEQKLREIFEGAEKEGPSIIFIDEIDSIAPKRDDVVGEVERRVVAQLLSLMDGLKSRGKVIVIAATNRPNSIDQALRRGGRFDREIEIGIPDRSGRLQILYVHTRGMPIEKGMRLDMIADMTHGFVGADLSSLCKEAAMHALRRMLPMISIEEEIPPEIMEQLEVTEADFLDAHRNIEPSALREVFVEVPHVTWDDIGGLDQVKQELIEAVEWPLKYPEMFESINTAPPRGILLFGPPGTGKTLLAKAVANESEANFISIKGPELLSKFVGESEKAVRETFRKAKQASPTVIFFDELDSMVPKRGMGFDSQATERVVSQILSEIDGIEEMKDIVIVAATNRPDIIDPALLRPGRFDRLIYVKSPEKEERIRIFNIHLEGKPLSKDISISELADMAEGYVGADIQAVCREAAMMALRENIRPKMTKEEVQEAASGIVLQRSHFRKALSRVRPSTSGSEMEIYVKTARMFSRSPASEDSSN from the coding sequence ATGTCAGAAGACCTTATTGTCCGTGTTGCAGAAGCAAACCATCGTGATGCAGGAAGAGGCATTGCCAGGCTTTCCAACGACCTTATGCAGAAGATCGAAGCAGTAAGCGGTGACATTATCGAGATCAAGAGTAAGAACAAGAAAAAGACCTATGCAAGGGTCCTGCCTGCAAACCTTGATGATGAAGGGAAGAGCATAATCCGCATCGACGGTAACCTGAGAAGCAATGCAAGGGTAGGGATAGATGACCAGGTCTCCGTCAGGAGAGTCATTGAGAAGGAAGCTGAAAAAATAACCCTTGCGCCTACACGCGCCTTCCCCCAGGAAAGACTATCACGCTCCATACACCGTAATCTGGAAGGACGACCTCTGGAAAAAGGCCAGAAGATAAGGATAGAGACCGTTAACAACCCCATCACCCTGATAGTCAGATCCACTGTTCCCCAGGGTCCTGTGGTCGTGAGCCGCACAACTCACATAATGATGGATAAGCCAACTGCAGAAACGGATGCCAGTGAAGAAGTATCCTATGAGGATATTGGTGGCCTGAAGAGGGAACTGGGACTGATGCGTGAAATGATAGAGCTCCCACTGCGTCATCCGGAGCTATTTGACAAGCTCGGCGTGGACCCTCCAAAAGGTGTACTGCTCTACGGGCCTCCCGGAACAGGCAAGACAATGATAGCAAAGGCTGTTGCAAGCGAAAGTGAGGCAAACTTCATACCGATCAGTGGTCCCGAGATCATATCAAAATACTACGGGGAAAGTGAGCAGAAGCTACGTGAGATATTCGAAGGTGCGGAAAAGGAAGGACCATCCATCATCTTCATCGACGAGATCGATTCCATCGCTCCGAAAAGGGACGATGTTGTGGGAGAAGTGGAAAGAAGGGTCGTTGCCCAGTTGCTTTCACTGATGGACGGTTTGAAGAGCAGGGGGAAGGTTATAGTCATAGCAGCCACCAACCGACCGAATTCCATTGACCAGGCATTGCGCCGCGGAGGACGTTTCGACCGGGAGATCGAGATAGGGATCCCGGACAGGAGTGGAAGGCTGCAGATACTTTACGTTCACACCAGGGGAATGCCAATAGAAAAGGGCATGCGTCTCGATATGATCGCTGACATGACCCACGGTTTCGTAGGTGCAGACCTCTCATCGCTGTGCAAGGAAGCAGCAATGCATGCCCTTCGCAGGATGCTACCCATGATAAGCATTGAAGAGGAGATCCCGCCTGAGATAATGGAACAGCTGGAAGTCACTGAAGCTGATTTTCTTGACGCTCACCGGAATATCGAACCATCTGCACTAAGGGAAGTGTTTGTGGAGGTCCCGCATGTCACATGGGATGACATTGGCGGGTTGGATCAGGTAAAACAGGAACTCATCGAGGCTGTGGAATGGCCACTGAAATACCCGGAGATGTTCGAAAGCATCAACACTGCTCCTCCAAGAGGGATCCTGCTTTTCGGACCGCCGGGAACCGGGAAGACACTCCTTGCAAAGGCTGTTGCAAACGAAAGTGAGGCTAATTTTATCAGCATCAAGGGACCTGAGCTTCTCAGCAAGTTCGTGGGAGAGTCCGAGAAGGCAGTAAGGGAGACCTTCAGGAAAGCAAAACAGGCATCTCCGACGGTTATCTTTTTCGATGAGCTCGATTCAATGGTCCCAAAGAGGGGGATGGGATTTGACTCACAGGCAACAGAACGTGTTGTCAGCCAGATACTCAGCGAGATCGATGGCATAGAGGAAATGAAGGACATTGTGATAGTAGCTGCCACCAATCGCCCGGACATCATCGATCCTGCACTGCTAAGGCCCGGACGTTTTGACAGGCTCATCTATGTCAAGTCACCTGAGAAGGAGGAACGTATCCGGATATTCAATATTCATCTTGAAGGAAAACCACTCTCCAAAGACATCAGTATTTCCGAACTTGCTGATATGGCAGAAGGCTATGTCGGTGCCGACATCCAGGCCGTCTGCAGGGAAGCTGCAATGATGGCATTGAGGGAGAACATCAGGCCAAAAATGACAAAGGAAGAAGTACAGGAAGCGGCTTCGGGGATCGTGCTTCAAAGATCCCATTTCAGGAAAGCGCTGTCACGTGTCAGGCCATCCACATCCGGCAGTGAAATGGAGATATATGTGAAAACCGCCCGTATGTTCTCAAGGTCTCCGGCTTCTGAAGATAGCAGTAACTGA